A region from the Streptosporangium sp. NBC_01756 genome encodes:
- a CDS encoding DUF2637 domain-containing protein: protein MDAKSPAAADPVSRPSAPLPPSARPDRLARTLRGAGIVVAGVGVAALTAAACVLSFEDLRAFAITGEADRRLAYLYPAAFDALLVIAMIGVLLLRGGRWPARLQAGVVLTLLFLTAATAEVATATRTTVDVRQAAVVVAVVPWVMLAMALWLWLLLIKHAAARRAAADAVAADRVRDIVPFSEAEVPTAEYPAHRGLPARPAADPARPTSPAVRPVQPVRPVPPAADPAQPVLLSHAEVVLDPQAAPPLESAPHHDLPSGVPVVGPTAAPETPEVEELPERPVAPERPASASSGRPVAAERPAPESSEQPAAAERPASASSERPVAAKHPASASSERPATPEPAAVPEPAPLPAKPVRWGDLVRPRQGDLLVHPPRAAVQDEAAQDERPAPDGRVSERVETWDAGAEPSQAGAEPPQRSAGPSQKKDRKRRGEVGDRDVDTQPIPAMTGETPKKAPDGSSPDPAHGVELADREENLPQSAARPEPQTEQAGRTKQTRRTGRTEQAGQGGQTGQSGQTDGGSDPIGEDTDTPPPSMRVRSTPTPPEE, encoded by the coding sequence TCCGCACCCCTGCCCCCGTCCGCCAGGCCGGACCGGCTCGCCCGCACCCTGCGCGGTGCCGGGATCGTCGTCGCCGGAGTCGGCGTGGCCGCGCTCACCGCCGCCGCGTGCGTGCTGTCCTTCGAGGACCTGCGCGCTTTCGCCATCACCGGCGAGGCCGACCGGAGACTCGCGTACCTCTACCCGGCGGCCTTCGACGCACTGCTCGTCATCGCGATGATCGGCGTCCTGCTGCTGCGGGGCGGACGGTGGCCGGCCCGCCTGCAGGCGGGAGTGGTCCTGACCCTGCTGTTCCTCACCGCCGCCACCGCCGAGGTGGCCACCGCCACCCGGACCACCGTGGACGTACGGCAGGCGGCCGTCGTGGTGGCCGTGGTCCCGTGGGTGATGCTGGCCATGGCCCTGTGGCTCTGGCTTCTGCTGATCAAGCATGCCGCCGCCCGGCGAGCCGCCGCCGACGCGGTGGCGGCGGACCGAGTCCGCGACATCGTGCCGTTCTCGGAGGCCGAGGTGCCGACTGCGGAGTATCCGGCCCATCGCGGCCTGCCCGCGCGGCCGGCGGCGGATCCCGCCCGGCCCACGTCCCCGGCAGTGCGCCCCGTGCAGCCCGTCCGGCCGGTGCCCCCGGCGGCGGATCCCGCCCAGCCCGTCCTGCTCTCCCACGCCGAGGTCGTGCTCGATCCGCAGGCCGCTCCGCCGCTGGAGTCGGCGCCGCATCACGACCTCCCGTCAGGCGTACCGGTGGTCGGTCCCACAGCCGCTCCGGAGACACCGGAGGTCGAGGAACTTCCCGAACGTCCTGTGGCCCCCGAACGTCCCGCCTCCGCGTCCTCTGGGCGCCCCGTGGCCGCCGAACGCCCTGCCCCCGAGTCCTCTGAACAACCCGCGGCCGCAGAGCGCCCTGCCTCCGCGTCGTCTGAGCGCCCCGTGGCCGCCAAGCACCCCGCCTCCGCGTCCTCCGAGCGCCCCGCCACGCCTGAACCGGCTGCTGTCCCCGAACCCGCTCCGCTGCCGGCCAAGCCCGTTCGCTGGGGAGACCTGGTCCGGCCCCGTCAGGGGGACCTGCTGGTCCATCCCCCTCGCGCCGCCGTACAGGACGAAGCGGCACAGGATGAACGGCCCGCGCCCGATGGCCGGGTCAGCGAGCGGGTGGAGACCTGGGACGCGGGCGCGGAACCCTCACAGGCGGGCGCGGAGCCCCCGCAGAGGAGCGCCGGGCCCTCCCAGAAGAAGGACCGGAAGCGGAGGGGCGAGGTCGGCGACCGCGACGTCGACACTCAGCCGATTCCGGCGATGACAGGGGAGACCCCGAAGAAGGCGCCGGACGGATCGTCGCCGGACCCGGCGCACGGGGTCGAGCTCGCCGATCGCGAGGAGAACCTCCCGCAGTCGGCGGCCCGGCCGGAGCCACAGACCGAGCAGGCCGGGCGAACCAAGCAGACCAGGCGGACCGGGCGGACCGAACAGGCCGGGCAAGGCGGGCAGACCGGGCAAAGCGGGCAGACCGACGGTGGATCCGACCCGATCGGCGAGGACACGGACACGCCCCCGCCCTCGATGCGTGTGCGCAGCACGCCCACCCCACCGGAGGAATGA